The Aneurinibacillus migulanus genome contains the following window.
AGCCGAATCGCTCGGCGCGACCTATAAAGGAAAAAGCAGTGGTACATTCGGAAGGTTCGGCATTTATTCCTTTAACGGCAATAAAATCATCTCTACGTCCGGTGGTGGCATGCTCGTCTCTGACGATATCGAAGCATTGGAGAAAGCGCGCTTCTGGTCTACACAGGCTCGTGATCAGGCTCGTCATTACCAGCACAGTGAGCTTGGCTACAACTACCGCATGAGTAACATTCTAGCCGGAGTCGGGCGAGGACAGTTGCGTGTGCTTGATGACCGGATTCAGGCGCGTCGAGCAGTATTTGACCGCTACGCGAATGCATTGGCCGATACCCCAGGTTTCACATTCATGCCGGAGGCAGAAGAAGGATATACGACCCGCTGGCTGACGGCGTTGACGGTGGACGAGCAGACAGCAGGCGTTAGTGCTGTACAGATTGTTGATGCGCTTGCTGAAGAGAACATTGAAGCGCGACCGGTTTGGAAGCCGCTACATTTGCAGCCGTTGTTTACGGATTGCAACTATTATCCGCATGCGGAAGACCGCAGTGTATCAGATGAGCTATTCGCGAATGGATTATGCCTGCCTTCCGGTTCGAGCCTGACGGAAGAAGAGCAGGAGCGGGTAATTGCAGGTGTAAGACGCGCCATACAAGTCGTATGCGAAAAATAACGGAAGTAGGTGAAACCGCATGAAGTATTCCAAAAGAATTATGTTATTGCTTGCGGTGGATTCGTTTATCGTATTGTGTTCGGTATTTATCAGCTATCTATTACGGTTCGAAGCCAGAATCCCTGAGCCGTTCTGGGATAGTATGCCGTACGCGATGGGAGGGGTTTGGCTGGTCACCTGCGCCGTGTTCTATTTTTCCAACCTGTACCGCCGGGTATGGAAATATGCGAGCGTAGGGGAGCTGGTATTGATTATCCGTACAACGACGGTCGCACTTGGAGTGAACCTCATACTGTACGCCGCAGTGCGTGCGTCCGGTATGGATATCGGAATCCCGCTGTCCGTCTTTTTGTTATCCTGGATGACTACAACGATAGGCATTGCCGGCTCGCGCCTTCTCTGGCGTATTGTACGCGGTAGCCAGGTGAAAATCCAGCCGCATCATAAGAAAGCGCTCATCGTGGGGGCGGGCGACGCGGGTACGCTTGTGGCAAAAGAGCTAAAGCATTTTCCCGATACGACGTTGTACCCGGTAGCGTTTATCGATGACGACCCGGCCAAGCTGTATATGGAAGTTGGAGGGTTGCCGGTCGTTGGAACGAGACGGGACATTCCAGCCGTCGTTAAGCGACTCGGCATCGATACGATTGTACTGGCGCTGCCGTCCGCTGCGAAGTCGGATACGGCCAACGTCATCAAGATATGCAAGAAAACATCCGCCAGCATTAAGATTTTGCCGCGTGTGAGTGATGTAATACACGGTAACGTATCCATCAGTACAATCCGTGATGTCAATGTAGAAGACCTGTTGGGCCGTGACCCGGTGGCAGTCGATTTGAAAGGCATCGCAGAATATGTGACCAATAAAACAGTGCTCATTACCGGTGCAGGCGGCTCGATCGGCTCAGAGCTGTCACGCCAAATCGCAGGATTCCAACCGGAGAAAATGCTATTGCTTGGACACGGCGAGAACAGCATCTATGCGATTGAGAATGAATTGAAGCGTAAACATCCAAACCTGGCGTATGAGACGGTTATCGCCGATGTTCAGGATCGGCAGCGGATGGTTGAAGTATTCGATCGGTACCGTCCGGCGGTTGTCTTCCATGCTGCCGCGCACAAGCATGTGCCACTGATGGAACGCAATCCGGCTGAAGCGATTAAAAATAATGTAATCGGCACGAAAAATGTAGCGCAGTGCGCTAACCTTTTCGGAGTGGAGCGCTTCGTACTGATTTCGACTGATAAGGCGGTCAACCCGACCAGCGTGATGGGGACGACTAAGCGGATTGCTGAAATGATTGTACAAAGCTTAAACCGCCGTAGTACAACCAAGTTCGTTGCCGTTCGGTTTGGCAACGTGCTCGGTAGCCGGGGCAGCGTCATCCCGATTTTTAAACAGCAAATCAGAGAAGGCGGGCCGGTAACGGTCACCCACCCAGAGATGGTACGTTATTTCATGACGATTCCGGAGGCTGTACAGCTGGTCATTCAGGCGGGTGCTATTGCTGAAGGTGGCGAGACGTTCGTGTTGGATATGGGAGAACCGGTGAAAATCGCAAAACTGGCGCATGATCTGATTCGTCTGTCTGGATTGGAGCCAGATCGGGATATCAAAGTAGAATATACTGGCATGCGTCCAGGCGAGAAGTTATATGAGGAATTGCTGACCGCAGAAGAAGGTACGGCAGGAACGACGCACGACCGTATTTTTATTGGTAAACCTGCCGTTTTCTCGGTTAAGGAATTCATGGCGAAGCTTGAAAAACTGGAGCGAGCCGCTTTCAACAACTATATGCCGGTAGAACCGGAACACCTAAAGGCAATGCTGAAAGACCTCGTGCCGACATATCAACTGGCGGCATCTGACCTGGAAGAAGCGAAGAACAGACAGAAAGCGGCTGAAGCTGTTGTAAATCGGCTGAAGCTGGAGGTGGCGCTCGGCGCCGAAAAGTGACGGGGAGTTGATAGCTGTTGATTACAAGAAACGCAGACAAGGGGCTGGACCAGAAGGCTCTGACCGATATCTTGCTTGATATTTACGAGAAGGGTGAGCAACTACAAGCAGTCGATACGAGAGACATTGTCTCGGATATTGTATTCCAACTCAAACCATTCATGGAGAGTGAGCGGGGATATGATTGAATTGATAGGAATCTCACGCCACTACCGGGACGGTAGGGAGAGAATCACTGTGCTTGAAAATGTGAACCTAGATGTACAACAAGGAGAGTTCGTATCCATTCTGGGGCCGTCCGGTTCGGGTAAATCCACACTGCTTACGATTCTTGGTCTACTGGACAAGCCGGATACAGGAACGTACTTGCTGTCCGGAGAAGATGTGACACGGTATGGGGACGGCAAGCTGGCTTGCGTCCGCAACCGGCATATCGGCTTTATTTTTCAGCAGTTCATGCTCATTCCTCGGCTGACAGTAGGGGAGAATGTAGCCCTGCCCCTGCAATACACCCGGCTATCCAGCCGGGAACGTCGCAAGCGGGTGAACGAAGCGCTTGAACAGGTTGGAATGCTCACACGTAAGAAAGAGCTGCCGACGAACCTATCTGGAGGACAGAAGCAGAAAGTAGCCATCGCCCGCGCGATTGTTACATCCCCGTCTCTGCTGCTGGCCGATGAGCCGACAGGGAATCTTGACATCGATTCTAAGCAAGAGGTCGTCTCCATTCTCAAGCAATTGAACGAACAGGGGCGCACGATTATGCTCGTTACGCATGACCAGGAACTTGCTGAGATTGCGGATCGAATTCTGTATGTTCGGAATCGTAGACTTGTCCCGTACGGTGAAATACTCGTTAAAGGAGCGGGCCTCGGATGATGATGCGGAA
Protein-coding sequences here:
- a CDS encoding DegT/DnrJ/EryC1/StrS family aminotransferase; the protein is MMNQRIYLSPPHMGGEEQKYIAEAFETNWIAPLGPNVEGFELELAEYVGVQGALALSSGTAAIHLALRLLDVSAGDTVFCSSLTFVASANPILYQGATPVFIDSEPNTWNMSPDALERAMQDAETAGTLPKAVVIVNLYGQSADMEPLLAICDRYGVPVIEDAAESLGATYKGKSSGTFGRFGIYSFNGNKIISTSGGGMLVSDDIEALEKARFWSTQARDQARHYQHSELGYNYRMSNILAGVGRGQLRVLDDRIQARRAVFDRYANALADTPGFTFMPEAEEGYTTRWLTALTVDEQTAGVSAVQIVDALAEENIEARPVWKPLHLQPLFTDCNYYPHAEDRSVSDELFANGLCLPSGSSLTEEEQERVIAGVRRAIQVVCEK
- a CDS encoding polysaccharide biosynthesis protein — protein: MKYSKRIMLLLAVDSFIVLCSVFISYLLRFEARIPEPFWDSMPYAMGGVWLVTCAVFYFSNLYRRVWKYASVGELVLIIRTTTVALGVNLILYAAVRASGMDIGIPLSVFLLSWMTTTIGIAGSRLLWRIVRGSQVKIQPHHKKALIVGAGDAGTLVAKELKHFPDTTLYPVAFIDDDPAKLYMEVGGLPVVGTRRDIPAVVKRLGIDTIVLALPSAAKSDTANVIKICKKTSASIKILPRVSDVIHGNVSISTIRDVNVEDLLGRDPVAVDLKGIAEYVTNKTVLITGAGGSIGSELSRQIAGFQPEKMLLLGHGENSIYAIENELKRKHPNLAYETVIADVQDRQRMVEVFDRYRPAVVFHAAAHKHVPLMERNPAEAIKNNVIGTKNVAQCANLFGVERFVLISTDKAVNPTSVMGTTKRIAEMIVQSLNRRSTTKFVAVRFGNVLGSRGSVIPIFKQQIREGGPVTVTHPEMVRYFMTIPEAVQLVIQAGAIAEGGETFVLDMGEPVKIAKLAHDLIRLSGLEPDRDIKVEYTGMRPGEKLYEELLTAEEGTAGTTHDRIFIGKPAVFSVKEFMAKLEKLERAAFNNYMPVEPEHLKAMLKDLVPTYQLAASDLEEAKNRQKAAEAVVNRLKLEVALGAEK
- a CDS encoding ABC transporter ATP-binding protein, with the protein product MIELIGISRHYRDGRERITVLENVNLDVQQGEFVSILGPSGSGKSTLLTILGLLDKPDTGTYLLSGEDVTRYGDGKLACVRNRHIGFIFQQFMLIPRLTVGENVALPLQYTRLSSRERRKRVNEALEQVGMLTRKKELPTNLSGGQKQKVAIARAIVTSPSLLLADEPTGNLDIDSKQEVVSILKQLNEQGRTIMLVTHDQELAEIADRILYVRNRRLVPYGEILVKGAGLG